From Sphingomonas nostoxanthinifaciens, a single genomic window includes:
- a CDS encoding FecCD family ABC transporter permease, with amino-acid sequence MSRGLLFSILLLVIVMAGAACIGRYPIPPVHLLRALGLGGAAGDPIATTLLWHERLPRILGAALVGAGLASAGAAYQGVFRNPLVSPDLLGVLAGSGFGAAAAILLDLPPVARMALTFAGGGAAVALGVLVARLFADRDGESAGGVLLLVFGGLVSGALFTALLSLAKFVADPQNTLADIVFWLLGSLTGAAGPTLAIAGVPLAIGIALLIGCGRFLDLLVLADDEALSLGVPVRRLRLAVIAIATATCALTVTLAGTIGWVGLVVPHIVRLLTGPAHGRLMPICACIGAVFLVIADTIARTVTPSEIPIGIVTDLVGVIVFLAVLPRLRRGWA; translated from the coding sequence ATGAGCAGGGGTCTGCTGTTCTCGATCCTGCTGCTCGTCATCGTCATGGCAGGGGCGGCGTGCATCGGCCGCTACCCGATCCCGCCGGTTCACCTGCTCCGCGCGCTTGGGCTGGGCGGGGCGGCCGGCGACCCGATCGCGACCACTCTGCTGTGGCACGAACGCCTGCCGCGCATCCTCGGTGCGGCGCTGGTCGGCGCCGGGCTGGCGAGCGCCGGCGCCGCTTATCAGGGCGTATTCCGCAATCCGCTGGTATCGCCCGATCTGCTCGGCGTGCTGGCAGGAAGCGGGTTCGGCGCGGCCGCGGCGATCCTGCTCGATCTGCCGCCCGTCGCGCGCATGGCGCTCACGTTCGCAGGCGGCGGCGCCGCGGTCGCGCTGGGCGTGCTCGTCGCGCGGCTGTTCGCCGATCGCGACGGCGAGAGCGCAGGCGGTGTCCTGCTGCTGGTGTTCGGCGGGCTCGTCAGCGGGGCGCTGTTCACCGCGCTGCTGTCGCTGGCGAAATTCGTCGCCGATCCGCAGAATACCCTTGCCGATATCGTCTTCTGGTTGCTCGGCAGCCTTACCGGCGCCGCCGGTCCGACGCTTGCCATCGCCGGCGTGCCGCTTGCGATCGGTATCGCGCTGTTGATCGGCTGCGGGCGCTTCCTCGACCTGCTCGTGCTGGCGGATGACGAGGCGTTGAGCCTGGGCGTGCCGGTACGCCGATTGCGTCTCGCCGTCATCGCGATCGCCACCGCGACCTGCGCGCTGACCGTGACGCTGGCGGGAACGATCGGCTGGGTGGGTCTCGTCGTGCCGCACATCGTCCGCCTCCTGACCGGCCCGGCGCACGGTCGGCTGATGCCCATCTGTGCGTGCATCGGCGCGGTCTTTCTCGTCATCGCGGATACGATCGCCCGCACCGTCACGCCTTCCGAGATACCGATCGGCATCGTCACCGATCTGGTCGGCGTGATCGTCTTCCTCGCGGTGCTGCCACGCCTCCGCAGAGGCTGGGCGTGA
- a CDS encoding glycosyl hydrolase family 28-related protein has product MKAIALAMAAMAGLAPPTFAISTSVYSTQPDDPHAILVKGAADGRTDDTAAIQAAIDAAASTGGNKGGIVFLPPGRYRVSRTILLRSAVRVFGIGRTRPVILLADNTPGFADGIAAVVSFTGDDQYRAGKPPIPPPTTRPFDPSVFDATQTTFYSALSNVDFEIGRGNAGAVAVRFRVAQHAFLRHIDFHLGSGLAGIYQAGNECEDLRFYGGRYGIISEKTSPAWPFTLLDSEFDGQRDAAVREHELGLTLVNVAIRNTPVGINIDRGYSDSFWGKDVRFENVSRAGIVISSENSVFTQIGFDNAVGVNTPTFALFRDSGKAIAGNGMRWRVKDFSYGLKLPALGAMGDYATDVAMAPLAQMPRPPAPAIPPLPPVREWVNVRDLGAKGDDATDDTAALQHAIDAHRVLYLPIGRYHVTDTLKLRPDSVLIALHPNLTQLVLPNGSPAFAGVGGAKALIESAKGGNAIVSGVGLWAGAVNPRATALLWKAGAASMVNDVRIHGPLLQVAGKLMGANEPGARFDAQHASIWVTDGGGGTFAAIWTPNGLASTGFLVSDTKTPGHVYELSAEHHYNNEIVLRNVANWEFLAPQTEQEVRDGVNAVSTEFHDAHNILFANYHSYRVTRSIKPMDTAIRLFGSGDIRFRNVHVNGDNSFAHCDSKGCGTFSRAGKFPFDNAITDFTRRQEVREREFAKLDVPPAPPVAGTGPMAPATPGIEMLADGFYSIAGGAVDAEGKLYFVDRFFHRILGWSKSEGLTTVSEAPLDPANLAVDRSGRLMVLSSAGRDGTVYSIDPNAPEAIRVIAATPVAAPRGASTALPVNVWANGEFADRMDPRTYEFPPLADFFIQKMGEAKAQEFVSPDGSLVLPAFRTWNQGTEDQQGWRWSDTLDAYGLVVGKPGERVFLTNASENRTYSGLIGESGRVTDLRVAAERGGESVARDPSGNLYVANGQVFVYGPTGSLQRRIDVPERPLQLLFGGADRRTLFILTHHSLYALQL; this is encoded by the coding sequence ATGAAAGCGATTGCCTTGGCGATGGCCGCGATGGCGGGTTTGGCCCCTCCCACATTTGCGATCTCGACCTCGGTTTATTCGACCCAGCCCGACGATCCGCACGCAATCCTGGTCAAGGGGGCGGCTGACGGGCGCACCGACGACACCGCGGCGATCCAGGCCGCGATCGATGCCGCCGCGAGCACCGGCGGCAACAAGGGCGGCATCGTCTTCCTGCCCCCCGGCCGTTATCGGGTCAGTCGCACGATCCTGCTCCGCTCGGCGGTGCGCGTCTTCGGGATCGGCCGAACGCGTCCCGTGATCCTGCTTGCCGACAACACGCCCGGCTTCGCGGACGGTATCGCGGCCGTCGTCAGCTTTACGGGCGACGATCAGTATCGGGCGGGCAAGCCGCCAATCCCGCCGCCGACCACGCGCCCGTTCGATCCCAGCGTGTTCGATGCCACCCAGACCACATTCTATTCGGCGCTGTCGAACGTCGATTTCGAGATTGGCCGCGGCAATGCCGGTGCGGTCGCCGTCCGGTTCCGCGTCGCGCAACACGCCTTTCTGCGCCACATCGACTTCCATCTGGGCTCCGGCCTTGCCGGCATTTATCAGGCGGGCAACGAGTGCGAGGATCTGCGGTTCTACGGTGGCCGCTACGGGATCATCAGCGAGAAGACGTCGCCCGCGTGGCCGTTCACGTTGCTCGATTCAGAATTCGACGGTCAGCGCGATGCGGCGGTTCGCGAGCATGAGCTCGGCCTGACGCTCGTCAACGTCGCGATCCGCAACACGCCGGTCGGGATCAACATCGACCGCGGCTATTCCGACTCCTTTTGGGGAAAAGACGTTCGGTTCGAGAATGTCTCGCGGGCGGGCATCGTCATCTCCAGCGAAAACAGCGTCTTCACCCAGATTGGGTTCGACAACGCGGTCGGAGTGAACACCCCCACCTTCGCCCTTTTCCGCGACAGCGGCAAAGCGATCGCCGGCAACGGCATGCGCTGGCGCGTCAAGGACTTCTCCTACGGGCTCAAGCTTCCCGCGCTCGGCGCGATGGGCGATTATGCGACCGACGTCGCGATGGCACCGCTCGCACAGATGCCGCGGCCGCCGGCGCCGGCCATCCCGCCGCTGCCGCCGGTGCGTGAGTGGGTGAATGTGCGCGACCTAGGTGCGAAGGGGGATGACGCTACCGACGACACCGCCGCGCTCCAGCATGCGATCGACGCGCATCGCGTGCTCTATTTGCCGATCGGCCGCTATCATGTCACCGACACGCTGAAGCTACGTCCGGACAGCGTCCTGATCGCCCTCCACCCGAACCTGACGCAGCTCGTCCTGCCGAATGGCAGCCCGGCCTTTGCCGGCGTCGGCGGTGCCAAGGCACTGATCGAAAGCGCCAAGGGCGGCAATGCGATCGTGTCGGGCGTCGGCTTATGGGCCGGTGCGGTCAATCCGCGCGCGACCGCACTGCTATGGAAGGCTGGCGCGGCATCGATGGTGAACGATGTCCGCATCCATGGACCGCTGCTGCAGGTGGCGGGAAAGCTGATGGGAGCCAACGAGCCTGGTGCCCGCTTCGACGCCCAGCATGCCAGTATCTGGGTGACCGACGGCGGCGGCGGAACCTTTGCCGCGATCTGGACGCCGAACGGGCTGGCCTCGACCGGCTTTCTCGTCTCCGACACGAAGACGCCGGGCCATGTCTACGAACTGTCCGCCGAGCATCATTACAATAACGAGATCGTGCTGCGGAACGTCGCGAATTGGGAATTTCTCGCGCCGCAGACCGAACAGGAGGTGCGCGATGGCGTCAACGCCGTCTCGACCGAATTCCATGATGCGCACAACATCCTGTTCGCCAATTATCATAGCTACCGCGTGACACGCTCGATCAAGCCGATGGATACTGCCATTCGACTGTTCGGATCGGGCGACATCCGGTTCCGCAACGTGCACGTCAACGGCGACAACAGCTTCGCGCATTGCGACAGCAAGGGGTGCGGTACGTTCTCCCGCGCCGGCAAGTTCCCGTTCGATAACGCGATCACGGATTTCACCCGGCGGCAGGAGGTGCGCGAGCGGGAATTCGCGAAACTGGACGTGCCACCAGCGCCGCCCGTGGCCGGGACGGGGCCGATGGCTCCGGCCACGCCGGGTATCGAGATGCTCGCCGACGGCTTCTATTCGATCGCCGGCGGAGCGGTCGATGCGGAGGGCAAGCTCTACTTCGTCGATCGCTTCTTCCACCGCATTCTGGGTTGGTCGAAGTCCGAAGGGCTGACCACCGTCTCGGAGGCGCCGCTCGATCCGGCGAATCTCGCGGTCGATCGCTCCGGCCGCCTGATGGTGCTGTCTTCGGCGGGGCGTGACGGGACCGTCTACAGCATCGACCCGAACGCTCCGGAAGCGATCCGCGTGATCGCAGCGACGCCGGTCGCCGCACCTCGCGGCGCCAGCACTGCGCTGCCGGTCAATGTCTGGGCCAATGGCGAGTTCGCCGACCGGATGGATCCCCGCACCTACGAATTCCCGCCGCTCGCCGATTTCTTCATCCAGAAAATGGGCGAGGCCAAGGCGCAGGAATTTGTCTCGCCGGACGGATCGCTGGTCCTGCCGGCCTTCCGCACCTGGAATCAGGGTACGGAAGACCAGCAGGGCTGGCGCTGGTCGGACACGCTCGACGCCTACGGCCTCGTCGTCGGCAAGCCCGGCGAGCGCGTCTTCCTCACCAACGCTTCGGAAAACCGCACCTACAGCGGGCTGATCGGCGAAAGCGGGCGCGTGACCGATCTGCGCGTCGCGGCCGAACGCGGCGGCGAGAGCGTCGCGCGCGATCCGTCCGGCAATCTGTACGTCGCCAACGGGCAGGTCTTTGTCTACGGCCCGACCGGCAGTTTGCAGCGGCGCATCGACGTGCCCGAACGCCCCCTTCAGCTATTGTTTGGTGGCGCGGACAGGCGGACACTCTTCATTCTGACGCACCATAGTCTTTACGCGCTGCAACTATGA
- a CDS encoding LacI family DNA-binding transcriptional regulator: MDIVTQKKRAPTVIDVAKRAGVSPMTVSRVINARGSVRPETRQAVDLAIRDLAYSPNVAARSLVTSKEIRIGVIYSNPSATFMSEFLTGVFEEASARGAQLTLLKGEGGLPPGENEIQRLIQSGVTGVILAPPLGEFDSILQPLREASLPVAVVGGVSSENISVRINNKRAAYDMTRHLLALGHRRLGFITGNANQSASAERLSGFQKAVDEIAHVESIVIQGDFSYTSGLTAGHLLLETATPPTAIFASNDDMASAVVSVAHRLHLDVPQDLTVVGFDDTTAAVTLWPPLTTVRQPVRELAAEALQLLTQQIKEVGAEPQGARRTRILKHELIERQSTAPPKDQSI; the protein is encoded by the coding sequence TTGGATATCGTCACGCAAAAGAAGCGCGCGCCCACGGTGATCGACGTCGCCAAGCGCGCCGGCGTGTCGCCAATGACCGTGTCGCGCGTGATCAACGCGCGCGGCAGTGTCCGCCCGGAGACGCGGCAGGCGGTCGATCTCGCCATCCGCGATCTCGCTTATTCGCCGAATGTCGCTGCGCGGAGCCTCGTCACGTCCAAAGAGATCAGGATCGGCGTGATCTATTCGAATCCCAGCGCCACCTTCATGAGCGAGTTTCTGACCGGCGTGTTCGAAGAAGCGTCCGCCAGGGGTGCGCAACTGACCCTCCTGAAGGGGGAGGGTGGACTTCCGCCCGGCGAAAACGAAATCCAGCGCCTTATCCAATCGGGCGTGACGGGCGTCATCCTCGCGCCGCCGCTCGGCGAATTCGACAGCATCCTCCAGCCGCTGCGCGAGGCGTCGCTCCCCGTCGCCGTCGTCGGCGGCGTCTCGTCCGAGAATATATCGGTCCGCATCAACAACAAGCGCGCCGCCTACGATATGACCCGTCATCTGCTCGCGCTCGGGCATCGCCGGTTGGGATTCATCACGGGCAACGCGAACCAGTCGGCGAGTGCGGAGCGGCTCAGTGGCTTCCAAAAGGCGGTCGACGAAATAGCTCACGTGGAAAGCATCGTCATCCAAGGTGATTTCAGCTACACTTCGGGGCTGACGGCGGGGCATCTACTGCTGGAGACGGCGACGCCGCCCACCGCCATCTTCGCCAGCAACGATGACATGGCCTCGGCGGTCGTATCGGTCGCACACCGCCTTCACCTCGATGTGCCGCAAGACCTGACGGTCGTCGGCTTCGACGACACCACCGCCGCCGTGACGCTATGGCCGCCGCTGACCACCGTCCGGCAGCCGGTACGCGAACTGGCTGCAGAGGCGCTCCAGTTGCTCACCCAGCAGATCAAGGAAGTGGGAGCAGAACCGCAAGGCGCCCGGCGAACCCGTATCCTCAAGCATGAATTGATCGAGCGACAATCCACGGCGCCGCCCAAAGATCAGTCGATCTGA
- a CDS encoding ABC transporter ATP-binding protein codes for MLRDVSLELGGGEMVALLGANGSGKTTLLRLLLGLLRADVGLVLLDDAPILSMPRRAIARRIAYVPQRHLPTFPFTVAEMVAMGRVSITGWAGKTSGASVAQTALDRVGIGHLARRAYTTLSGGEQQSVLIARAMMQGADILLLDEPTAALDPGQSAHVLSLLRQLAAHGLSVLATTHDPTEALRTFSRALVLSDGRIIADGPCADVLDAETLTRCYGVRIALMQTTGLVVPAG; via the coding sequence GTGCTGCGCGACGTCTCGCTTGAGCTGGGCGGCGGCGAGATGGTGGCGCTGCTCGGTGCGAACGGATCGGGTAAGACGACGCTGTTGCGCCTGCTGCTCGGCTTGCTGCGGGCCGATGTTGGACTGGTACTGCTCGACGACGCGCCGATCCTGTCGATGCCCCGTCGGGCCATCGCGCGGCGTATCGCTTACGTGCCGCAGCGCCACCTGCCGACATTCCCGTTCACCGTGGCCGAGATGGTCGCGATGGGCCGCGTCTCGATCACGGGCTGGGCTGGCAAGACGTCCGGCGCGAGCGTCGCGCAGACAGCGCTCGATCGTGTCGGCATCGGGCATCTGGCACGTCGTGCCTACACGACCCTGTCCGGGGGCGAACAGCAATCGGTTCTGATCGCGCGCGCCATGATGCAGGGTGCGGACATCCTGTTGCTGGATGAGCCGACCGCAGCGCTGGACCCCGGTCAGTCGGCGCATGTCCTCTCGCTCCTGCGGCAGCTCGCGGCACACGGGTTGAGCGTGCTGGCGACGACGCACGATCCCACCGAAGCGTTACGGACATTCTCGCGGGCATTGGTTCTTAGCGACGGCCGGATCATCGCCGACGGCCCCTGCGCGGACGTGCTCGATGCCGAGACGCTCACCCGATGTTATGGCGTCAGGATCGCGCTCATGCAGACGACGGGCCTGGTCGTTCCGGCCGGATGA
- a CDS encoding porin family protein, whose translation MYLANDEAEAAKPASSTAPPSADATEAATAAQDEILVTGHVQRGAVATNVPPEVSLNSAVIQSLGAADLTEVFRELAPEIGATPGTSGAQRGPAIVLVNGQRIAGFSSIKDFPPESVRRIEIYPELVALQYGYGPDQRVVNVVLRDDYRALTLLGRYTMAPNNWRGLYRAKVDLIRIGENAHWNLALDYSHQDPIVADTTFAGSLAHIGATPRHTLAPQDDHLTISGASTRPIGAISAELTGSLDLDALQSRPGLLSEDADLLVQEGLADLATGPLDRVDRTARAQTSLTLNGKLDGWRWSTIAKLDESTRLTRTIDASSAAALDTILLPSPTMLGERCNGASNTDCASTTSRLASGDAYLNGNLFALPAGAVTAALRTGFVFANVRGDSALQSTDLHRSDISAQASLDFPITSRKFALGTLSTGVNAEVHRLSDFDTLSTIGSTLNWSPIVPVNIIASFNRIEQAPSLLQLGTARLVTPDLREFDFATGTTVIAQQIEGGNQNLRLSTSRIAKVRLQARPIAAADLTLSADYTWDHTRDPIMSITAATSATIAAFPDRFTRQNGFLTELDARPMNLDWRKRQQVRLGINYSTAFGGAWPDRNAAPASGTKPTVRDQFQIALYDTWALQDRVALKAGLPVIDLLGGDTLSDGGGTATHRLELQTTISTHAVSADVSGVWQTPTTTTTSSGEALTFSQGITLNLRVQINLADQAWLRRRIPWLKGNLNLSADNLLGAHTTVHDARGVVPLAYSESYLNPTGRTFRITLRKRFR comes from the coding sequence ATGTATCTGGCAAATGACGAAGCGGAAGCAGCCAAGCCGGCATCCAGCACCGCCCCGCCATCTGCCGACGCCACCGAAGCCGCCACCGCCGCACAGGACGAGATCCTCGTTACGGGTCATGTGCAACGCGGTGCCGTCGCGACCAACGTGCCACCCGAGGTCAGCCTCAACAGCGCGGTGATCCAGTCGCTCGGCGCCGCCGATCTGACCGAAGTGTTCAGGGAACTGGCGCCTGAAATCGGTGCGACGCCCGGCACGTCTGGGGCGCAACGCGGGCCGGCCATCGTGCTGGTGAACGGGCAGCGTATCGCGGGCTTCTCGTCGATCAAGGACTTCCCGCCGGAATCGGTGCGACGGATCGAGATCTATCCCGAGTTGGTCGCCCTCCAATATGGCTACGGGCCCGACCAGCGCGTCGTGAACGTCGTTTTGCGCGACGATTATCGCGCGCTCACGTTGCTGGGTCGCTATACGATGGCACCCAATAACTGGCGCGGGCTTTATCGCGCCAAGGTCGACCTGATCCGCATCGGCGAGAATGCGCACTGGAATCTCGCGCTCGATTATAGCCATCAGGATCCGATCGTGGCCGACACGACGTTCGCGGGCTCGCTCGCCCATATCGGCGCCACGCCGCGGCATACGCTCGCCCCGCAGGACGACCATCTGACGATCAGCGGTGCATCGACGCGCCCGATCGGTGCGATCAGTGCCGAATTGACCGGCAGTCTCGATCTCGACGCGCTGCAGTCTCGACCGGGCCTGTTGAGCGAAGATGCCGATCTGCTGGTGCAGGAGGGGCTTGCCGATCTGGCGACCGGGCCGCTCGATCGCGTCGACCGGACCGCCCGCGCGCAGACCAGCCTCACCCTGAACGGAAAGCTGGATGGCTGGCGGTGGTCGACGATCGCGAAGCTCGATGAAAGCACCCGGCTGACGCGCACCATCGACGCTTCAAGCGCGGCCGCCCTCGATACCATCCTGCTGCCCTCGCCCACCATGCTCGGCGAGCGGTGTAATGGCGCATCCAATACCGATTGCGCCTCGACCACGTCACGTCTGGCCAGCGGCGACGCTTACCTGAACGGCAATCTCTTTGCGCTGCCCGCAGGTGCCGTCACCGCTGCTTTGCGGACGGGCTTCGTCTTCGCGAATGTTCGCGGCGATTCCGCGCTGCAATCGACCGATCTGCACCGAAGCGACATCAGCGCGCAGGCCAGTCTCGATTTTCCGATCACGTCGCGCAAATTCGCGCTGGGGACGCTTTCGACGGGAGTGAACGCCGAAGTTCATCGCCTTTCCGACTTCGACACGCTCTCGACAATCGGATCGACGCTGAACTGGTCGCCGATCGTTCCCGTGAACATCATTGCATCGTTCAACCGGATCGAACAGGCGCCGAGCCTGCTGCAACTCGGCACCGCCCGGCTCGTGACGCCCGACCTGCGCGAATTCGACTTTGCCACCGGCACGACCGTGATTGCCCAGCAGATCGAGGGGGGAAATCAAAATCTCCGCCTGTCGACGTCGCGCATCGCGAAGGTGCGACTGCAGGCCCGCCCGATCGCCGCCGCCGATCTCACCTTGTCCGCCGATTATACCTGGGATCACACGCGCGATCCGATCATGAGCATCACCGCCGCGACCAGCGCCACGATCGCCGCCTTCCCCGACCGCTTCACCCGGCAGAACGGTTTTCTGACCGAGCTGGACGCGCGCCCGATGAATCTCGACTGGCGAAAGCGTCAGCAAGTTCGTCTGGGCATCAACTATTCGACCGCCTTCGGCGGCGCGTGGCCGGACAGGAATGCGGCACCCGCCAGCGGCACCAAGCCGACCGTCCGCGATCAATTCCAGATCGCGCTCTACGATACGTGGGCGCTTCAAGACCGCGTTGCGCTGAAGGCCGGGCTGCCGGTGATCGATCTGCTCGGCGGCGACACGCTGAGCGACGGCGGCGGCACGGCGACGCATCGGCTGGAGCTTCAGACGACGATCTCGACGCATGCGGTCAGCGCCGATGTCAGTGGCGTCTGGCAGACGCCGACCACGACGACGACCTCGTCCGGCGAAGCGCTGACCTTCTCCCAGGGGATCACGCTCAATCTCCGAGTCCAGATCAACCTGGCCGATCAGGCGTGGCTGCGTCGCCGCATCCCGTGGCTGAAGGGCAATCTCAATCTGTCTGCGGACAATCTATTGGGTGCACATACGACCGTCCATGATGCCAGGGGGGTCGTGCCGCTCGCCTATAGCGAGTCCTATTTGAACCCCACCGGACGCACCTTCCGCATCACGTTACGCAAACGCTTCCGATGA
- a CDS encoding ABC transporter substrate-binding protein — translation MTKRLALLALSLPILIGAAPVAPPPIADLWFAHNAMTMMLGAAGSIRVTVDTPTAQPWMFRVAPELRRAQIVANGSANAETLLGQGVKLAFTAQAPEAARLKALGIDARDMSFSDVPGMARSLRETASAIGTPLARQRLRDYEAYTAAVLRRLGASVGSLPEARKPRVLHLVSWSPLKADGANTMIDTWIRAAGGRNAADGLIGNQKPISIEQIAQWNPDIIIVGGPAKGPDDQPWIGIPAMAGRRVVRNPAGVFPWDRYGPEFALQLQWAAKLFHPGEAGTGDMAAETQRFYRRFYGYHLTDAEAHRILASLPPAP, via the coding sequence GTGACCAAACGCCTCGCGTTGCTCGCGCTGTCGCTTCCCATCCTGATCGGCGCGGCGCCCGTCGCGCCGCCGCCAATCGCCGACCTGTGGTTTGCGCACAATGCGATGACGATGATGCTGGGCGCGGCCGGCAGCATCCGGGTGACGGTCGATACGCCGACCGCACAGCCCTGGATGTTCCGGGTCGCGCCCGAACTGCGGCGCGCGCAGATCGTCGCGAACGGCTCCGCCAATGCCGAGACCTTGCTGGGGCAGGGCGTGAAGCTTGCCTTCACCGCACAAGCGCCCGAAGCCGCGCGGCTCAAGGCGCTGGGGATCGATGCGCGGGACATGTCATTTTCCGACGTTCCCGGCATGGCGCGCAGTCTTCGCGAGACGGCGTCGGCGATCGGCACGCCGCTCGCCCGCCAGCGGCTTCGCGATTACGAGGCCTATACTGCCGCCGTGTTGCGCCGCTTGGGCGCGTCGGTCGGATCGCTGCCCGAAGCGCGCAAACCGCGCGTGCTGCACCTGGTCTCCTGGTCGCCGCTCAAGGCCGATGGCGCGAACACGATGATCGACACCTGGATCCGCGCCGCCGGCGGGCGCAACGCGGCGGACGGGCTGATCGGCAACCAGAAGCCGATCTCGATCGAGCAGATCGCCCAGTGGAATCCGGACATCATCATCGTCGGCGGCCCGGCCAAAGGGCCCGACGATCAGCCCTGGATCGGCATACCCGCAATGGCGGGGCGTCGGGTGGTGCGCAATCCGGCGGGCGTCTTTCCGTGGGATCGCTATGGTCCCGAATTCGCGCTCCAGCTGCAATGGGCGGCCAAACTGTTTCATCCCGGAGAAGCCGGGACGGGCGACATGGCGGCGGAGACGCAGCGTTTCTACCGGCGTTTCTACGGCTACCACCTGACCGATGCCGAGGCGCATCGCATCCTGGCATCGCTGCCGCCCGCTCCATGA